Part of the Ruegeria sp. AD91A genome, CTGCCACGCCGGCGCGAGGTTTGGGAGAGTTCGTGACCAGGACAACAAGTCCACCTTTTGCGCGATAGGCCTTCAGCGCTTCGACGGCTTCGGGATAGGCCGTGATGCCATTGTGAACACAACCCCAAAGGTCGACGAACAATGCCTTGTAACGGTCGGAGATCTCGGAAAGCGAGGAAACGATCTGGGTCATGGGGGCCTCTGGGTCTGATATCGCGCTGGCGACAGCTATGGCAAAGCTTGGGCCCGAACACCATCCCGCATTCCCGTTTGCGCGAAGGAACAGGTGAATCTGCTACTCGTCTTCGGTAATTTCTGTGACATCCGGGGCCTGCTGAACGTTTTCCGTTCCCAGGATGATCTGGGCCCCGATACGCGGCTGATACCGGATAATGGCCAGGTATCCGGGTCCCAGTTCCTCCTCCAACACCCCGACAAGAGGGGTTTCACGCAGCTTGGGTGGCAGCAAACCGGCAATGGAAGAAACTTTGAACTGCGCTTCGGCCGGCAGGTCGACGATCAGCCAAACCTCGGCCCGTTTGCGCTGAGCGTTGACGTCGATGCGGATGATTTCCACGGAAACCGGATCGGCCCATTCGCGAATGGCATCGGCCAGTTGTGCCTCGGTCCGCGTCTCCAGATAACGGTTATAGGTGGATTTCCCAAGTTGCAGGACGACGACGACCAGAAACGCGATCGCGACGAAGACGCTGGCTGTAAAGTTCAGCTTGCGCTTCCCCTTGCTGAAAACCACGGACCGCGCGGCATAGACAAGATATACCGCGCAGGCTGACAAAATGATCGCGCCAAGGTTCGTTGCGAAAAGCAGCCCAGCCTCATAGGCCTCGGCGGGTTCGTCAAAATACAGCAGGATGCCCGAAGCCGAGAGGGGCGGAACCAGTGAAACGCCGATGGCCGCGCCGGGCAAAAGGCTCAGTTCGGATTTGTTGATCTGAACATAGGCCCCGGCAACGCCGGCAGCGAGAGCGACGATCAGATCTTCGGTGCCCGGATCGGTGCGCGCAAGGACCTGATCGGGGATCAAAATGCCACGAGGCACGTCAGCGATATAGACCAGAAGCCATGCCATCATAACGCAGGCAATGGCGGCCAGACAAACCGTGAGCGCCAGCGTCACTGCGCGTTTCAGCCACCCCATGACCATCGCCGCGGCCACCCCAAGGATCGGGGTCATAAGCGGCGCCACAAGCATGGCCGCGATGACAACAGCCCCGGAATTGCGCAGCAAACCCATGGTCGCGATTACGACCGACAGCATCAGCAGCATTGCAAAGCGTCGCCAATACGCAGCCTTGTCGGCACCTTCAAAAAGAAGGATGCTGCGGGTGGTGCTTAGTTTTCGTACGACCATTGTACTTACCTGACCATGGGATAGGCTTCGCGCCCACGGCCAGACTAACAACCGATACCGTTTCCGCAAATGGCCGATAAGAAAGAAAAAAGGCGCCCGAATTGGACGCCTTTCGATCTTGGTTGGCAGACGATCAGACCTTCAGATTTGGAATGATCTGCTTTTTGCGGCTCATGATACCCGGCAAAACGACAGCGTCGCCGTCAACGGTAACACCAAAGCTCTTCTCGGCGACGGTTTTTACCAGATCGTTCGGCACCAACAGCGTGGCCTCTTCGTTCAGGATATCAACCACGAACAGCAGCACCTGATCGACGCCGTCTTCCCTGGCAACATCCACCATCGAGTCTGCCAGGTTTGCCTTGCGGTCCAGAACAACGCCGGGGGCGGTGGTTTCCAGAACCGAGACGCGGAACTTGGTGCCGTCGACCTCGTATTCCTTGCTGTCCATGCGGATCAACTCGGCGTCCGAGAAGGAAGAGACATCCGATTTCGCCGCAAACATGTCAGCTGCATATACTGAAATGTCCAGCTCAAGCTCAGCCGCCAGGCGCTCTGCAACCTCGCGGTCATGCGCCGTGGTGGTGGGAGAGCGGAACTCCAGTGTGTCAGACAGAATGCAGGTCAGCGCAGCGCCTTTGATGGCGTCGGGCATTTTGGCGGCATCTTCGCCCATCAGATCAAACAGGATGGTTGCGGTGCAGGCCAAGGGGCGCACGGTGATATCGATCGGGCCTTTGGTTTCCAGACCGCCAACCAGCTTGTGATGGTCGATAATGGCGCGGATATCCGCGTCGTTGACGTTTGCCGGCAGTTCGGCCGGGTTATTGGTGTCGACGATAACCACCGGGGTACCTGCGGCAAGGTCTTCAATGATCCGCGGCTTGGGCAGGTCCCAGTTCTCCAGCATGAATGCTGCTTCGGTGTTGGGCTCACCCAGCAGTACGGGCTCGGTCTGCTCGCCTTTGACTTCGTTCAGGTACCAGGACCACACGATCGGTGAGCCTGTAGAATCGGTGTCGGGGGATTTGTGGCCAAATACTAGAGTGGTCATGTCAGTGTCCTGCGGAATGGAAATTTGCGCGCCTTATAGGGCGGGTAAATGCAGTTGTCACGCTGCAGCCCACCGTCTGCGACGCTTGGTCTGCAAACCGCAGGGTCAATTTAGAATGCGGCGCGTGTCAGAACGTATCCGGCTTTTTCCAGCTGGTTCAACAGGCCGTAATCATCACTCAGGTGCCCTGCGCCGACCGCAATCACAACTGTCTGATCCCTGATGTCCAGAATCTGCGCCATCCAGTTGGCGTTTCGTTGCACCAGCATCTGCTGCTCGAAATTGCGCCATTCCGCGTCAAAGGCCTCGGGGCTCAGGCCCGACTGTTCAAGCCCCTGAAGGTGGGCAAACTGTATGATCTCGGCGTGCTTTTCTTCCATATATGCATTGGCCATGGTGACCAATTGGTCGGCATTGCCCTGCATGGCTCCGGACAGGCGCACAAGCGACTCGACCTGTTTTTCCAGCGGGTGACTGTCGAACATGGCCATCAGGTCTTCGATCCGTTCCAGCGAGTGCTGTGGGATACCTTTTTCGACGGCCAGATCGTTCAGGCGAGCGTCCATTCCATAAGTTGCATTCGGGTCTTGGATCATGCAGGGCGGGATGCTCAGCATCATGGTCAGGAACCACGGGCGCATCTTCGCAGCCATCCAGCCGGGGATGCCGCGCTGGGCCAGAGCTGTGGAAAGCGCATCCCAATCGTCTTCCGTCATCAGGTCGATCAACGTAGGGCCCGAGGTAATCATCACCGCAGTCAGGTCATTGGCCATGTTCTGTTCGAAGGCGTTCATGTCTTCCTGAGTGACTTCGAAATAAAAGGCGTCAGCCTTGTTCAGTTCGGGCGACAGGCGATCAATGACCTCCTCCATGCGCGGATCGAAGGTGTGCAGCGTTCCTATGATGTGCAAAACCGTATCGCCCTTGCGTGCAATCCAGTGATTGCCTTCGGGATAAGCGATCTCGGCCACTGCACTTTGCAATCTGGCCCGGGTTTCCTCAGGCAGTTGCGGCCGCAGGTCCACCCCCTCGCACGCGGCCTGAGCCGAGATCGGAAACAGAAGGAACGCAAGAAAAGTGAGCAAACGCATGGAGCCAGCCTGAATGGTGTCAAGAAGTTGAACCCAGACTTAGCCACGCCACCAGCCGATGTTCAAGCAGCCCGTCTGGTATTCCCTGACAATCTGCGTAGCATGGGCGCATGAACCGCGAGCAGGATCTCTACCCCCCGGTCAAGGCGCTGCTGGAGCGGCAGGGATACGCCGTCAAGGGAGAAGTCGGCGCAGCCGACATCGTTGCGGTGCGCGATGGGGATGCTCCGGTGATTGTCGAACTGAAACTTCGGTTCACGCTGACCCTGTTTCATCAGGCGATCAATCGGCTGAAACTCACCGATCTGGTCTACATCGCGGTCAGCAAACCCACGGGCCGAACGGCCCGGCGGGCGCTGAAAGATAATCTGGCATTGTGTCGAAGGCTTGGCCTGGGCCTGATCACTGTGCGGGCTGATGGCACGGTTGAGGTGCAATGCGATCCCGGCCCCTATGCGCCCCGTAAGAACAAAGCCGGAGCCGCACGGATGCTGCGGGAATTCGACCGGCTGGAAGGTGACCCAAACGCCGGGGGCGCGACGCGCCATGGTATCGTGACGGCTTATCGGCAGGATGCACTGAAATGTGCGGCTTTTTTGGCCGAGAATGGCCCGACCAAGGGATCAGACGTCGCCAAGTCGGTCGGCGTCCCGGTTGCCACCCGGCTTATGCGGGAAAACCACTATGGGTGGTTTGAGAAGGTTGAAAAAGGCATATACGGGCTTACGTCCGCAGGAGCGGAAGGCTTGAAGCACTGGGCCTACAGTTGGGAACAGGTTGACTGATCCATTCTGCAAAAAAATCTCTCACAACTTGTTGACTCGGAGTTTTAGACTCCCTAGCTATGCGTCGTTATCACTCACACACCTCGAGTGCTAACGCCTCGTCGGAAGGCGAGGGGAGGATAAACAAACTTTGAGCCCAAGGAGCTACAAAGATGGCATTGAAACCGCTTCATGACCGTGTGCTGGTTCGCCGTACCGAAAGCGAAGAGAAAACCGCAGGCGGCCTGATCATTCCTGACAGCGCAAAAGAAAAGCCCAGCGAAGGCGAAGTCGTCTCAACCGGCGAAGGCGCGCGCAAGGACAGCGGCGAGTTGATCGCGATGGCTGTAAAAGCTGGCGACAAGATCCTGTTCGGCAAATGGTCGGGCACCGAGGTTCAGGTCGACGGCGAAGAGCTGCTGATGATGAAAGAAAGCGACATCATGGGGATCATTGAGTAAGCGATCCCGCTTCCTCTGACCTTCATCACAATACATTTTCTCAAGGAGAAACGACATGGCTGCAAAGGACGTCAAGTTCGACACCGATGCCCGTAACCGCATGCTGGCAGGTGTGAACATCCTGGCCGATGCTGTTAAAGTGACCCTGGGCCCCAAAGGCCGCAACGTGGTTCTGGACAAATCCTTCGGCGCACCGCGCATCACCAAGGACGGTGTATCGGTTGCCAAGGAAATCGAACTGGAAGACAAGTTCGAAAACATGGGCGCGCAGATGGTGAAAGAAGTCGCCAGCCGCACCAATGACGAAGCCGGCGACGGCACCACCACCGCAACCGTTCTGGCACAGGCGATCGTAAAAGAAGGCCTGAAGCAGGTGGCAGCGGGTCTGAACCCGATGGACCTGAAGCGCGGCATCGACCTGGCAACCGCCAAGGTTGTTGAAGGCATCAAAGAAGCCTCGCGCGAAGTCAAAGACTCGGCAGAAGTTGCTCAGGTTGGCACCATCTCGGCCAACGGCGAAGCCGAAATCGGCCAGCAGATCGCAGACGCGATGCAGAAGGTCGGCAACGAAGGCGTCATCACCGTCGAAGAAAACAAAGGTCTGGAAACCGAGACCGACGTTGTCGAAGGTATGCAGTTCGACCGTGGCTACCTGTCGCCTTACTTCGTCACCAACGCAGACAAGATGATTGCAGAGCTCGAAGACTGCATGATCCTGCTGCACGAAAAGAAACTGTCCTCGCTGCAGCCGATGGTCCCGCTGCTCGAGCAGGTGATCCAGTCGCAAAAGCCGCTGCTGATCATTGCCGAGGATGTTGAAGGCGAAGCGCTGGCAACTCTGGTTGTCAACAAACTGCGCGGCGGCCTGAAAATTGCTGCTGTCAAAGCACCGGGCTTCGGCGATCGCCGCAAGGCCATGCTGCAGGACATCGCAATCCTGACCGGCGGTCAGGTTATCAGCGAAGATCTGGGCATGAAGCTCGAGTCCGTCACCATGGACATGCTGGGCACCGCCAAGAAAATCGAAATCACCAAAGACGAAACCACCATCGTTGACGGTGCTGGCGAGAAAGCCGAGATCGAAGCACGTGTTGCTCAGATCCGCACTCAGATCGAAGAAACCTCGTCGGACTACGACCGTGAGAAGCTGCAAGAACGCGTTGCCAAACTGGCAGGCGGTGTTGCCGTTATCCGCGTCGGCGGCATGACCGAAGTTGAAGTGAAAGAGCGTAAAGATCGTGTTGACGATGCTCTGAACGCAACGCGCGCAGCCGTTCAGGAAGGCGTTGTTGTCGGTGGCGGTGTTGCTCTGGTTCAGGCCGGTAAAGCACTGGAGTCGCTGAAAGGCGCAAACGCTGATCAGGATGCAGGCATCAACATCGTTCGCAAAGCCATCGAAGCGCCTCTGCGCCAGATCGCCGAGAACGCGGGTGTTGACGGTGCGGTTGTTGCTGGCAAGGTTCGTGAAAACGAAGACGCTGCATTCGGTTTCAACGCTCAGACCGAAGAATATGGCGACATGTTCTCGTTCGGCGTGATCGACCCGGCCAAAGTTGTCCGTACAGCACTGGAAGACGCGGCGTCGGTTGCTGGCCTGCTGGTCACCACCGAAGCAATGGTTGCTGACAAGCCTGCCAAAGAAGGCGCGCCTGCTGGCGGCGGCATGCCCGACATGGGCGGCATGGGCGGCATGATGTAAGCACGTCGAATTCGCCTCGGCGAATTCTGACGGTCCCGACAGGCGCTTGGCTGTAAGGCCAAGCTGCCGAGGGGGAAGCCTTGGAACTTAAGTTTGGGGTCGCCTTCGGGCGGCCCCGTTTTGTATTGACCGTTCTGCTTTGTCAGCGGGTTGCGACGCAGCTTCAACAAGCGCAGCTGGTCTGATCTTACGCCCTTCGGGAAAGTGAGTGTGCAAACCCGGCCCAAACGGCTATGCGGTTCGTATGAAATTGTTTTTGCTCACCGCCCTGACCATGTGCGCCTTCGCTGCGAATTCCATTCTGAATCGGTTGGCTATCGATAGCGGAGCCAGCGATCCGACTGGATTTGCCATCGTACGGGTTTTGGCCGGGGCCGTGGTGCTGGCCACTCTTGTGCTTGCACGCGGGGGGCATCTTCCACTGCGCAGTCGAAGACGGATCGTTGGTGCGGGGTCGTTGACGCTCTACATGATCGGGTTTTCGATCGCCTACCTGACGCTGGATGCCGGATTGGGTGCTTTGATCCTGTTTGGCACGGTGCAAATTTCGATGTTTTCGATCGGCGCCTTGACTGGTGCGACTCCGACCG contains:
- a CDS encoding manganese-dependent inorganic pyrophosphatase yields the protein MTTLVFGHKSPDTDSTGSPIVWSWYLNEVKGEQTEPVLLGEPNTEAAFMLENWDLPKPRIIEDLAAGTPVVIVDTNNPAELPANVNDADIRAIIDHHKLVGGLETKGPIDITVRPLACTATILFDLMGEDAAKMPDAIKGAALTCILSDTLEFRSPTTTAHDREVAERLAAELELDISVYAADMFAAKSDVSSFSDAELIRMDSKEYEVDGTKFRVSVLETTAPGVVLDRKANLADSMVDVAREDGVDQVLLFVVDILNEEATLLVPNDLVKTVAEKSFGVTVDGDAVVLPGIMSRKKQIIPNLKV
- the groL gene encoding chaperonin GroEL (60 kDa chaperone family; promotes refolding of misfolded polypeptides especially under stressful conditions; forms two stacked rings of heptamers to form a barrel-shaped 14mer; ends can be capped by GroES; misfolded proteins enter the barrel where they are refolded when GroES binds) — encoded protein: MAAKDVKFDTDARNRMLAGVNILADAVKVTLGPKGRNVVLDKSFGAPRITKDGVSVAKEIELEDKFENMGAQMVKEVASRTNDEAGDGTTTATVLAQAIVKEGLKQVAAGLNPMDLKRGIDLATAKVVEGIKEASREVKDSAEVAQVGTISANGEAEIGQQIADAMQKVGNEGVITVEENKGLETETDVVEGMQFDRGYLSPYFVTNADKMIAELEDCMILLHEKKLSSLQPMVPLLEQVIQSQKPLLIIAEDVEGEALATLVVNKLRGGLKIAAVKAPGFGDRRKAMLQDIAILTGGQVISEDLGMKLESVTMDMLGTAKKIEITKDETTIVDGAGEKAEIEARVAQIRTQIEETSSDYDREKLQERVAKLAGGVAVIRVGGMTEVEVKERKDRVDDALNATRAAVQEGVVVGGGVALVQAGKALESLKGANADQDAGINIVRKAIEAPLRQIAENAGVDGAVVAGKVRENEDAAFGFNAQTEEYGDMFSFGVIDPAKVVRTALEDAASVAGLLVTTEAMVADKPAKEGAPAGGGMPDMGGMGGMM
- a CDS encoding TraB/GumN family protein; protein product: MRLLTFLAFLLFPISAQAACEGVDLRPQLPEETRARLQSAVAEIAYPEGNHWIARKGDTVLHIIGTLHTFDPRMEEVIDRLSPELNKADAFYFEVTQEDMNAFEQNMANDLTAVMITSGPTLIDLMTEDDWDALSTALAQRGIPGWMAAKMRPWFLTMMLSIPPCMIQDPNATYGMDARLNDLAVEKGIPQHSLERIEDLMAMFDSHPLEKQVESLVRLSGAMQGNADQLVTMANAYMEEKHAEIIQFAHLQGLEQSGLSPEAFDAEWRNFEQQMLVQRNANWMAQILDIRDQTVVIAVGAGHLSDDYGLLNQLEKAGYVLTRAAF
- a CDS encoding DUF389 domain-containing protein, translated to MVVRKLSTTRSILLFEGADKAAYWRRFAMLLMLSVVIATMGLLRNSGAVVIAAMLVAPLMTPILGVAAAMVMGWLKRAVTLALTVCLAAIACVMMAWLLVYIADVPRGILIPDQVLARTDPGTEDLIVALAAGVAGAYVQINKSELSLLPGAAIGVSLVPPLSASGILLYFDEPAEAYEAGLLFATNLGAIILSACAVYLVYAARSVVFSKGKRKLNFTASVFVAIAFLVVVVLQLGKSTYNRYLETRTEAQLADAIREWADPVSVEIIRIDVNAQRKRAEVWLIVDLPAEAQFKVSSIAGLLPPKLRETPLVGVLEEELGPGYLAIIRYQPRIGAQIILGTENVQQAPDVTEITEDE
- a CDS encoding co-chaperone GroES, encoding MALKPLHDRVLVRRTESEEKTAGGLIIPDSAKEKPSEGEVVSTGEGARKDSGELIAMAVKAGDKILFGKWSGTEVQVDGEELLMMKESDIMGIIE
- a CDS encoding DUF2161 domain-containing phosphodiesterase, yielding MNREQDLYPPVKALLERQGYAVKGEVGAADIVAVRDGDAPVIVELKLRFTLTLFHQAINRLKLTDLVYIAVSKPTGRTARRALKDNLALCRRLGLGLITVRADGTVEVQCDPGPYAPRKNKAGAARMLREFDRLEGDPNAGGATRHGIVTAYRQDALKCAAFLAENGPTKGSDVAKSVGVPVATRLMRENHYGWFEKVEKGIYGLTSAGAEGLKHWAYSWEQVD